The window ATATGCTCCCCCTTTTACCAGAGAAGATGATAGCGGAAAAGCAATAAAGGCGGGTATAATAGTGACAGTACCGATAATTGCTCCATACAGTGTACTTAGCCCGATACTGCTTCCTCCCAAGACAGATTTAATATAGCTTTCAGGAACAATTGCCAGAAATAAGCCAATTAATGATAAAATACCTATAACCTGAGTAGCTGTTTCAATAAACCTGCCTTTTGCTGATATCAGGCTTTCAATTGTTCTTTTCCTGTCTTTTAAGAACGATATAGCCAATGCCATTATTGTTAACAGGATAAGTAAAATAGTGCTTATATTCATTACTGTAACTCCTTCCTAATCATCAATTATGTATAAATAATGCTATAATATTAGTTAACGTTAACTTTTTTTAAAATAGTAGAAAACCATTAATTTTTTTATGTTATGATCAAAAGTGATAAAATCCTGATAGTTATTCTTACCGGATACTGATAAAATCCAGGAGTTGTTTCAATACTTGTTTAGCCTCTTCATCCATTGGATAAGAAAAATTACTCTCCCGCCATTTTAATACTAAAATCCTGATACTTCCCAT is drawn from Atribacterota bacterium and contains these coding sequences:
- a CDS encoding permease, translating into MNISTILLILLTIMALAISFLKDRKRTIESLISAKGRFIETATQVIGILSLIGLFLAIVPESYIKSVLGGSSIGLSTLYGAIIGTVTIIPAFIAFPLSSSLVKGGAYLVAVAAFITTLTMVGFATMPIEIEHFGKKFTFTRNLLSFILAIFISLGMGALLR